From the Candidatus Krumholzibacteriota bacterium genome, one window contains:
- a CDS encoding GDP-mannose 4,6-dehydratase codes for MRVLITGITGFAGSHLADLCLEKKNVELYGIIRWRSRTENIEHIWDRIKLLECDLRDAISTRDVIEQIKPDYIFHLAAQSFVPTSWQAPSESLSTNILGELNIFEAVRKSGHSCRIQIACSSEEYGMVLENEIPIKETNPLRPLSPYGVSKVGQDLLGYQYYKSYGMEIVRTRGFNHTGPRRGPVFVCSDFAKQIVDIENGKRSSVMEVGNLDARRDFTDVRDMVRGYWLSLEKGIAGEVYNVCTSKSYSIREILDMLIKISGVEVDVRMDRGRLRPSDVPRLEGDYSKFKNDTGWEPEIPIEKTLSDLLEFWRENQGRR; via the coding sequence ATGCGTGTTCTTATCACGGGAATAACAGGTTTTGCGGGGAGCCATCTCGCCGATTTATGTCTTGAAAAGAAAAATGTGGAACTGTACGGGATTATTCGCTGGAGAAGCAGAACAGAGAATATTGAACATATCTGGGATAGAATAAAGTTGTTGGAGTGTGATCTTAGAGACGCTATTTCCACGAGAGATGTGATAGAACAGATTAAACCTGATTATATTTTCCATCTCGCGGCTCAAAGTTTTGTTCCCACATCTTGGCAAGCTCCAAGTGAATCGCTAAGCACCAATATTCTCGGTGAACTCAATATTTTTGAGGCTGTCCGTAAATCAGGCCATTCATGCAGGATTCAGATCGCCTGTTCAAGCGAGGAATATGGAATGGTTCTAGAGAATGAAATTCCGATAAAGGAGACAAATCCTTTGAGACCGCTGAGCCCTTATGGAGTAAGCAAAGTGGGACAGGACTTGCTTGGTTATCAGTACTACAAGAGTTACGGTATGGAAATAGTCAGAACCCGGGGGTTTAATCACACAGGCCCACGCCGCGGCCCTGTTTTTGTTTGTTCAGATTTCGCGAAGCAGATCGTTGATATAGAGAACGGGAAGAGATCCTCGGTTATGGAAGTTGGAAATCTCGACGCCAGACGTGATTTTACAGATGTGAGAGATATGGTCAGAGGGTACTGGCTTTCTCTTGAGAAAGGCATCGCCGGCGAAGTCTATAATGTATGTACTTCAAAGAGTTACAGCATACGTGAAATTCTCGATATGCTCATTAAGATAAGCGGGGTTGAAGTAGACGTAAGGATGGACAGAGGAAGGTTGAGACCGAGTGATGTCCCCAGACTGGAAGGTGACTACAGTAAGTTCAAGAATGACACGGGTTGGGAACCCGAGATACCTATAGAGAAGACTCTGTCGGATCTTCTTGAGTTTTGGCGGGAAAATCAGGGAAGGAGATGA
- a CDS encoding GDP-mannose 4,6-dehydratase codes for MKAIVTGAYGFVGRHLTRELLGAGYEVLAEDIIDVNSFHRSSALIDELPEGVVYKKCDLMNAPAVDKLIKYWNPDTVFHLAAQSSGALSFKYPAETVRTNFIGFLNLAEAVRKNKKNARILAVGSCEEYGKRSRRDMPLSENTPIEPVNPYAASKAAQSVLALQYVRSFDMNVIVTRSFSHTGPGQSVTFVFPSFARQCARIKAGNAEPVIRTGNLDILRDFLDVRDVVRAYRLIVERGEVGNVYNVCSGEGLNLGNALSMMVEEAGIKVNIEKDPDLIRPVDVAVFTGNNKKLCDTTGWERKISVEQMISDLLEYWYSRSDD; via the coding sequence ATGAAAGCTATTGTAACCGGAGCATATGGTTTTGTTGGAAGACATCTGACCCGAGAACTTCTGGGCGCGGGTTACGAAGTGCTTGCTGAAGATATTATAGATGTCAATTCCTTCCATAGATCTTCCGCCTTGATTGATGAATTGCCGGAAGGAGTTGTATATAAGAAATGCGATCTTATGAATGCTCCCGCTGTGGATAAACTCATTAAATACTGGAATCCGGATACAGTATTCCATCTTGCCGCACAGAGCTCAGGAGCACTTTCCTTTAAGTATCCGGCGGAAACTGTCAGAACGAATTTTATTGGGTTTCTGAACCTTGCCGAAGCCGTTAGAAAGAACAAGAAAAACGCGCGGATTCTGGCGGTTGGTTCCTGTGAGGAATACGGCAAGAGATCTCGAAGGGATATGCCCCTTTCCGAAAACACTCCTATTGAACCTGTAAACCCATACGCGGCGAGCAAAGCGGCACAGTCCGTTTTAGCCCTGCAGTATGTGAGATCTTTTGATATGAATGTTATTGTCACGAGAAGTTTCAGCCACACAGGACCTGGTCAGAGTGTTACTTTTGTCTTTCCGTCATTTGCCAGACAGTGCGCGAGAATAAAAGCCGGCAACGCTGAACCTGTTATCAGAACGGGAAACCTTGATATTCTCCGTGATTTTCTTGACGTCAGAGATGTAGTAAGAGCCTATAGACTTATAGTGGAGAGGGGTGAAGTCGGAAATGTATACAATGTTTGTTCTGGTGAGGGGCTGAATCTTGGAAATGCTCTGAGTATGATGGTTGAAGAAGCCGGAATAAAAGTGAATATTGAAAAGGACCCCGATCTAATAAGACCCGTGGATGTGGCTGTTTTTACTGGGAATAATAAGAAGCTGTGTGATACTACCGGTTGGGAAAGAAAAATATCAGTTGAGCAAATGATCTCAGATCTGTTGGAGTACTGGTATTCGCGGTCTGATGATTGA
- a CDS encoding UDP-glucose/GDP-mannose dehydrogenase family protein, producing the protein MPDLCMVGTGYVGLVSGACLADFGNNVICVDIDCDRIERIKNGEMPIYEPGLKELVQRNVEAGRLFFTTDLAEAVRKSGVIFSAVGTPMGEDGSADLSAVYQVAEDIVPHIDEYKVFVQKSTVPVGTSENVENIIRENLSEKFSFDSVSNPEFLREGSAIEDFMRPDRVVIGVESRRAREIMREIYSPLYLLKTPMVFTSVRTAELIKYASNSFLAVKISFINEIADLCEELGTDVKDVAEAMGFDKRIGPKFLHAGVGYGGSCLPKDVSAILHAASRAGVPLKIIHSASDVNDSRVDRLIEKMRSEIPDFSGKAVALLGLSFKPNTDDLRHAPSLRFLDRMLAEGANVNVYDPIAMNNTKKIYRDKIKYYDDSYKAMKGADALVIMTEWNEFRVLELEKVKELMKGDLIFDCRNIYEKGKVEAHGFFYYSFGTKS; encoded by the coding sequence ATGCCTGATTTATGTATGGTGGGAACCGGTTATGTCGGTCTGGTCAGTGGAGCCTGTCTTGCTGATTTTGGAAATAACGTGATATGTGTTGATATTGACTGTGACCGGATCGAAAGGATCAAGAATGGCGAAATGCCTATATATGAGCCGGGGCTGAAAGAACTTGTGCAGAGGAACGTGGAGGCGGGGAGGCTTTTTTTTACGACAGACCTCGCTGAAGCGGTAAGAAAATCAGGGGTGATATTTTCAGCGGTAGGGACTCCTATGGGGGAAGACGGCTCTGCTGATTTGAGCGCGGTATATCAAGTAGCTGAAGATATTGTTCCCCATATAGATGAGTATAAAGTTTTTGTACAGAAAAGCACAGTCCCTGTAGGAACATCGGAAAATGTGGAAAATATTATTCGCGAAAACCTTTCAGAGAAATTTTCCTTTGACAGCGTTTCAAATCCCGAGTTTCTAAGAGAAGGCTCCGCGATTGAAGATTTTATGAGGCCCGACAGGGTTGTGATTGGAGTGGAAAGCAGGCGTGCTCGTGAAATTATGCGTGAGATATACAGTCCGCTATATCTTTTGAAAACACCTATGGTGTTTACTTCCGTGCGGACAGCTGAACTTATTAAATATGCCAGCAATTCATTTTTAGCCGTAAAGATATCTTTCATAAACGAGATAGCTGATCTTTGCGAAGAGCTTGGAACAGATGTAAAAGACGTCGCGGAGGCGATGGGGTTTGATAAGAGGATAGGCCCTAAATTTCTGCACGCCGGGGTTGGCTATGGAGGATCGTGTCTTCCAAAAGATGTTTCGGCTATATTGCATGCCGCAAGCCGGGCCGGTGTGCCCCTTAAGATTATCCATAGCGCGAGTGATGTTAATGATTCCCGGGTTGACAGGCTCATAGAGAAGATGCGATCTGAAATTCCCGATTTCTCCGGAAAGGCTGTAGCTCTCCTGGGGCTTTCATTTAAACCAAATACCGATGATCTTCGTCACGCCCCATCTTTGAGATTTCTCGACAGGATGCTTGCTGAAGGTGCCAATGTTAATGTTTATGACCCGATAGCCATGAATAATACTAAGAAGATATACCGGGATAAGATTAAATATTACGATGATTCATATAAAGCCATGAAGGGTGCTGACGCCCTGGTGATTATGACTGAATGGAATGAATTCAGGGTTCTTGAGCTGGAAAAGGTAAAAGAGTTGATGAAGGGAGACCTTATTTTTGACTGCCGGAATATATATGAGAAGGGAAAGGTGGAAGCTCATGGTTTCTTTTATTATTCTTTCGGAACAAAATCCTGA